The Nerophis lumbriciformis linkage group LG05, RoL_Nlum_v2.1, whole genome shotgun sequence genome contains a region encoding:
- the sult4a1 gene encoding sulfotransferase 4A1 isoform X4, with the protein MEEIANFSIRGSDIWIITYPKSGTSLLQEVVYLVSQGADPNEIGLMNIDEQLPVLEYPQPGLDIIKELMSPRLIKSHLPYRFLPSGIHNGEAKVIYMARNPKDLVVSYYQFHRSLRTMSYRGTFQEFCQRFMNEKLGYGSWFEHVLEFWEHRMDSNVLFLKYEDMYKDLGALVEQLAWFLGVSCDKAQHEALVESCNQLIEQCCSSEVQSVGRGHVGLWKDVFTVSMNEKFDAVYRQKMGNSNLNFHFGLGERTDFHPATD; encoded by the exons ATGGAGGAGATCGCCAACTTCTCCATCAGAGGGAGTGACATATGGATTATAACCTACCCGAAGTCAG GCACCAGTCTACTTCAAGAGGTTGTGTATCTCGTGAGTCAAGGAGCAGACCCAAATGAGATTGGCCTTATGAACATTGATGAACAGTTGCCTGTCTTAGAGTACCCTCAACCAGGCCTGGACATCATAAAG GAGCTTATGTCCCCCCGCCTGATCAAAAGTCATCTTCCCTACCGATTCCTTCCCTCAGGAATACACAATGGAGAGGCAAAG GTAATATACATGGCTCGTAACCCAAAAGACTTGGTAGTATCCTACTACCAGTTCCACCGATCTCTTAGGACCATGAGCTACCGAGGAACCTTCCAAGAGTTCTGCCAGCGTTTCATGAATGAAAAGT tggGATATGGTTCCTGGTTTGAACATGTTTTAGAATTTTGGGAACATCGTATGGACTCTAATGTCCTCTTCTTGAAATATGAAGACATGTACAAG GATCTTGGGGCTTTGGTGGAGCAGCTAGCATGGTTCCTGGGTGTGTCATGTGACAAGGCTCAGCACGAGGCCCTGGTGGAGAGCTGCAACCAGCTTATTGAGCAGTGTTGCAGTTCGGAGGTGCAGTCAGTTGGTAGGG GTCATGTGGGTCTGTGGAAGGACGTCTTCACTGTGTCAATGAATGAAAAGTTTGATGCGGTGTACAGACAGAAGATGGGAAATTCCAACCTGAACTTTCATTTCGGCCTGGGAGAAAGAACTGATTTTCACCCGGCAACTGATTAA
- the sult4a1 gene encoding sulfotransferase 4A1 isoform X3 has translation MAESEVETPSTPIEFDSKYFEFDGIRLPPFCRGKMEEIANFSIRGSDIWIITYPKSGTSLLQEVVYLVSQGADPNEIGLMNIDEQLPVLEYPQPGLDIIKELMSPRLIKSHLPYRFLPSGIHNGEAKVIYMARNPKDLVVSYYQFHRSLRTMSYRGTFQEFCQRFMNEKLGYGSWFEHVLEFWEHRMDSNVLFLKYEDMYKDLGALVEQLAWFLGVSCDKAQHEALVESCNQLIEQCCSSEVQSVGRGHVGLWKDVFTVSMNEKFDAVYRQKMGNSNLNFHFGLGERTDFHPATD, from the exons ATGGCAGAGAGTGAGGTCGAAACGCCGAGTACTCCGATCGAGTTTGACAGCAAATACTTCGAGTTTGATGGGATTCGTCTGCCTCCCTTCTGCAGAGGAAAGATGGAGGAGATCGCCAACTTCTCCATCAGAGGGAGTGACATATGGATTATAACCTACCCGAAGTCAG GCACCAGTCTACTTCAAGAGGTTGTGTATCTCGTGAGTCAAGGAGCAGACCCAAATGAGATTGGCCTTATGAACATTGATGAACAGTTGCCTGTCTTAGAGTACCCTCAACCAGGCCTGGACATCATAAAG GAGCTTATGTCCCCCCGCCTGATCAAAAGTCATCTTCCCTACCGATTCCTTCCCTCAGGAATACACAATGGAGAGGCAAAG GTAATATACATGGCTCGTAACCCAAAAGACTTGGTAGTATCCTACTACCAGTTCCACCGATCTCTTAGGACCATGAGCTACCGAGGAACCTTCCAAGAGTTCTGCCAGCGTTTCATGAATGAAAAGT tggGATATGGTTCCTGGTTTGAACATGTTTTAGAATTTTGGGAACATCGTATGGACTCTAATGTCCTCTTCTTGAAATATGAAGACATGTACAAG GATCTTGGGGCTTTGGTGGAGCAGCTAGCATGGTTCCTGGGTGTGTCATGTGACAAGGCTCAGCACGAGGCCCTGGTGGAGAGCTGCAACCAGCTTATTGAGCAGTGTTGCAGTTCGGAGGTGCAGTCAGTTGGTAGGG GTCATGTGGGTCTGTGGAAGGACGTCTTCACTGTGTCAATGAATGAAAAGTTTGATGCGGTGTACAGACAGAAGATGGGAAATTCCAACCTGAACTTTCATTTCGGCCTGGGAGAAAGAACTGATTTTCACCCGGCAACTGATTAA